ATCCGCATCACCAACTCCATTCTGCAACGGAAGATACCCTTTCCCTTCGAGCTGTTTCAAGCGATCCAGCGATTCTCGATACTGGGGAAGATGCTCCACCGCATCCCCTACAGGCAGAATTGATTCCGTGAGCGGAAATAATACCAATACAAAAGCAGCAATCATCACGGCAGGCAATTGCCCGATAGAAGCGGCATTTCCGGCCCATAACGTAACCGATACCACCAGCAGGCCAATGACAGACTGAGCCATCAGATCACGCCAGCGTGTCCAGCGCCGCAACTTGCGACGAATCGCGTCGACCTGTTCCTCCGCTTCTTCCTGCTGCTGAACAAATTCGGCCACTCGTCCACTTGCAAGCCAATCTCCCAGTCCAAGTACACCGTCGGTCAGACGGGTATACAACCTGCTGTTTTCCTTTTTCAGCCGCACACGCCATTTCCACGTCACTTTCAGGGAGATCGCAGGTAACACGGCAACGAGAAATAACATATACAAGCCCATCCACACCGCAAATCCCAGATCAACACTGCCAAAGGCAATCACAGCCCCACCGTACATCACAAGCGCGGTAACGGCGGGGAAGACTGTACGCAGATAAATATCCTGCAGCCGCTCCACATCATCAGCGAGTGCTCCAAGCACATCTCCGGTCTGCATACGCGAGCGCAGGAACAGAGCCTGTGGCTCCAGAATGCGATATAATTTCACCCGTTGATCGGCCAACACACGCAGTACGGCATCATGTCCTGCCAATCGCTCGATATATCGAAAGACAGCACGGAATATCCCAAATGCACGTACACCAACAATAGGTACATACACCATCAAAATATTTTCAGGACGCAGCGCAGACTTGGAGATCAGAAATCCGGAGGTAAACAGCAACAGCACCGCACACAGTGCAGCACAAGTGCCTAGCGCAATAACTGCGATGAATCTCCATCGGTACTGTGCCACATACGGAGCAATCCAGCTATTTTTTTCTTTTTCGTTACGGACGGTCTCCATATGCTCATATCCGGACTTCATTTTATATCGCCTCCATCTGGGCCTGAATCATCTGATAATATACACCTTGTCTTGCCAGCAATTCCTGATGTGTTCCCGTCTCTGCCACTGTGCCGCCATCCATGACAATAATTCGATCCATATGTGGCATCCAGTGCAGACGATGGGTAGCTAAAAATACAAGTTTGCCATCAAACAGCGGCAGCATTGTCTGTTTCAGTTCATACTCTGTCTCTACATCCAGATGAGCTGTCGGTTCATCAAGCAGCAGGATGTTTCGTTTACTAAGCAAGGCCCTTGCCAGCGCCACGCGTTGCTCCTGCCCGCCACTGAGCTGTCTGCCCCCAGCCCCAATTGGCTCATGCAGCCCACCGGATAATGAAGACAGTAGTTTGGTTAATCCAGCAGCGCTAATGGCCTTGGCCACTTCCGCATCCGAAGCCTCCGGCATGTAGAAACGAACGTTATCCGCCAGACTTCCGCTGAAGATATACGGATGCTGCGGGATAGCTGCCGTCTGTCTTCGCCAGGATTCAAGCATATCCTGTGTCACAGGCTGTCCGTTGGCTAATACTTGGCCTGAAGTAGGAAGCTGAAATCCAGCCAATACGTCAATCAACGTGGACTTGCCTGCTCCGCTGGCACCAATAATACCGATTTTGCCAAGACCCGTGATCTGAAATGTGACATCCTTTAGCGAATAAGGACCTTCATCATCGTGTCGTACCTGTACATCCGTTAGTGCTAGTCTGCTACTCTCATTCCAAGAGAACACTGAGGAAGAGGAAGAAACAAGCTCAGGAGTAGTAGAAACAGAAGCAGAATCAGGAGCAAGATGCCCCGCAGCCA
This Paenibacillus xylanexedens DNA region includes the following protein-coding sequences:
- the cydC gene encoding thiol reductant ABC exporter subunit CydC gives rise to the protein MKSGYEHMETVRNEKEKNSWIAPYVAQYRWRFIAVIALGTCAALCAVLLLFTSGFLISKSALRPENILMVYVPIVGVRAFGIFRAVFRYIERLAGHDAVLRVLADQRVKLYRILEPQALFLRSRMQTGDVLGALADDVERLQDIYLRTVFPAVTALVMYGGAVIAFGSVDLGFAVWMGLYMLFLVAVLPAISLKVTWKWRVRLKKENSRLYTRLTDGVLGLGDWLASGRVAEFVQQQEEAEEQVDAIRRKLRRWTRWRDLMAQSVIGLLVVSVTLWAGNAASIGQLPAVMIAAFVLVLFPLTESILPVGDAVEHLPQYRESLDRLKQLEGKGYLPLQNGVGDADGTGESISVVKNGNVMAGQTSESLPAANVIPDRRIRLRIPPKLRADIEINRVSYRYAADDSYAVQDVSLHLPQGKRLAILGRSGGGKSTLLKLIQGALLPSAGKVLINNMPVQTLGESVTDVIAVLNQSPHLFDTTVANNLRIGRPKATDEEIRQVAAQVGLSSLIESLPQGYDTPMLETGLRFSGGERQRIALARVLLRETPVIILDEPTVGLDPVTERELMRTILDSLQGKTMIWVTHHLIGAEQMDELIFMESGQIAMQGSHEQLLAGEERYCRLIELDRPGWSDLQTVKGKLPTAASR